A genomic region of Procambarus clarkii isolate CNS0578487 chromosome 30, FALCON_Pclarkii_2.0, whole genome shotgun sequence contains the following coding sequences:
- the LOC138369934 gene encoding DNA-directed RNA polymerase II subunit RPB1-like codes for MLTSSKPMLTTSEPMLTTSEPMLTPSEPMLTFSEPMLTPSEPMLTSSEPMLTFSEPMLTSSEPMLTFSEPMLTPSEPMLTPSEPMLTSSEPMLTTSEPMLTPGEPMLTTSEPMLTSSEPMLTFSEPMLTFSEPMLTSSEPMLTSSEPMLTPSEPMLTPSEPMLTTSEPMLTPSEPTLTTSEPMLTPSEPMLTPSEPMLTSSEPMLTFSEPMLTPSEPMLTTSEPMLTPSEPMLTPSEPMLTSSEPMLTSSEPMLTPSEPMLTTSEPMLTPSEPTLTTSEPMLTPSEPMLTPSEPMLTSSEPMLTFSEPMLTFSEPMLTTSEPMLTSSEPMLTPSEPMLTTSEPILTPSEPILTPSEPILTPSEPILTPSEPMLTSSEPTLMLIISMYGAKEVITHVNV; via the coding sequence ATGCTGACGTCCAGTAAACCCATGCTGACGACCAGTGAACCCATGCTGACGACCAGTGAACCCATGCTGACGCCCAGTGAACCCATGCTGACGTTCAGTGAACCCATGCTGACGCCCAGTGAACCCATGCTAACGTCCAGTGAACCCATGCTGACGTTCAGTGAACCCATGCTAACGTCCAGTGAACCCATGCTGACGTTCAGTGAACCCATGCTGACGCCCAGTGAACCCATGCTGACGCCCAGTGAACCCATGCTAACGTCCAGTGAACCCATGCTGACGACCAGTGAACCCATGCTGACGCCCGGTGAACCCATGCTGACGACCAGTGAACCCATGCTAACGTCCAGTGAACCCATGCTGACGTTCAGTGAACCCATGCTGACGTTCAGTGAACCCATGCTAACGTCCAGTGAACCCATGCTGACGTCCAGTGAACCCATGCTGACGCCCAGTGAACCCATGCTGACGCCCAGTGAACCCATGCTGACGACCAGTGAACCCATGCTAACGCCCAGTGAACCCACGCTGACGACCAGTGAACCCATGCTGACGCCCAGTGAACCCATGCTGACGCCCAGTGAACCCATGCTAACGTCCAGTGAACCCATGCTGACGTTCAGTGAACCCATGCTGACGCCCAGTGAACCCATGCTGACGACCAGTGAACCCATGCTGACGCCCAGTGAACCCATGCTGACGCCCAGTGAACCCATGCTGACGTCCAGTGAACCCATGCTGACGTCCAGTGAACCCATGCTGACGCCCAGTGAACCCATGCTGACGACCAGTGAACCCATGCTAACGCCCAGTGAACCCACGCTGACGACCAGTGAACCCATGCTGACGCCCAGTGAACCCATGCTGACGCCCAGTGAACCCATGCTAACGTCCAGTGAACCCATGCTGACGTTCAGTGAACCCATGCTGACGTTCAGTGAACCCATGCTGACGACCAGTGAACCCATGCTGACGTCCAGTGAACCCATGCTGACGCCCAGTGAACCCATGCTGACGACCAGTGAACCCATACTGACGCCCAGTGAACCCATACTGACGCCCAGTGAACCCATACTGACGCCCAGTGAACCCATACTGACACCCAGTGAACCCATGCTGACGTCCAGTGAACCCACGCTAATGCTAATAATATCTATGTATGGGGCTAAGGAGGTGATTACACATGTCAATGTGTAA